DNA from Planctomycetia bacterium:
CCGAACCGCCGGCCATGTTCGCCACGGTCGCCGGCCGCCCAGGCCGCGAGCGACACGGCGCTGCAGGCGAACAGGAAGAGGATGTTGCGGAGGGGCATGATGCCGGCGGGACCTGCGGGGTCAGGGGATGGCCACGGCGACGGGGACGGGGGCGAACTGGAAGCCCTTGGGCACCACGGTCACTCCGCCGGGCGAAACAGTCAAGCCCAGGGCGGCATCCTCCTCCGGATCCACCCCCAGCACCGTGTGCGAGGGGACGCGGACTCCCTTGTCGATGATGGCACGGCGGACGACGGCGTGCCGGCCGATGTCCACCCCCTCGAAGACGACGCTCTCCTCGACCCGCGCGAAGCTGTTGACGCGGACGGCGGGGCCGATGATCGAGCGGTTCACCCGGCCCCCGGAGATGATCGCGCCGGGGCAGACCAGGCTGTCGGTCGCCTCGCCGCGCCGGGCGTCGAGCCCCGCGTCGGCGAACACGAACTTCGGCGGCGGATGGCAGGGGAAATGGGTGCGGATCGGCCACTGGTCGTCGTACAGATTGAGCTGCGGATCGACGGCGACGAGGTCGATGGTGGCCTCGTAGTAGGCGTCGATCGTGCCCACGTCGCGCCAGTAGGCGTCTTGCTTGCGGTTCTCGTCGCGGAACGGAAAGGCCAGGACGCCGTGCGTCTGCACGATCCGCGGCAGGATGTCGTGGCCGAAGTCGTGGCGGCTGCCGGGATCGGCGGCGTCGCGCTTCAGTTCCGCGAGGAGGAAGTCGGCAGAGAAGCAGTAGATGCCCATCGAGGCCAGGGCCATGCCCGGTTCGCCCGGCAGCGCCGGGGGGGTAGCCACCTTCTCGTGGAACCGATGGACGCGTCCCGCGGCGTCGGTCTCCAGCGTGCCGAACTCGGCGGCGGCCGCCCGTGGCACCCGCAGGGCACCGATCGTGACATCGGCGCCGGACTCCTCGTGGGCATCGACGAGCGATTGGTAGTTCATCTTGTAGATGTGGTCGCCGGCGAGCACGACCACCAGCCGCGGGGCGGCCATCTCCAGCGAGTAGATGTTCTGGTACACGGCGTCGGCCGTGCCCAGATACCAGTTGTCGTCGACCCGTTGCTGCGGCGGGAGGACGTCGATGAACTCGCCGAGATCACGGCAGAAGAACCGGTGCCAGCCGAGGTTCAGGTGCCGGTCGAGGCTCCGGGCCTTGTACTGGGTGAGGAGGAGGATCCGGCGCAGGCCGCTGTTGAGACAGTTGGAAAGGGCGAAATCGACGATCCGGTAACTGCCGCCGAACGGAACGGCCGGCTTGGCCCGGTCGCGGGTGAGCGGATCGAGTCGGGCGCCCTTTCCCCCCGCCAGTACGACGGCCACGACA
Protein-coding regions in this window:
- the glgC gene encoding glucose-1-phosphate adenylyltransferase — translated: MRSPAVDQGRVRDVVAVVLAGGKGARLDPLTRDRAKPAVPFGGSYRIVDFALSNCLNSGLRRILLLTQYKARSLDRHLNLGWHRFFCRDLGEFIDVLPPQQRVDDNWYLGTADAVYQNIYSLEMAAPRLVVVLAGDHIYKMNYQSLVDAHEESGADVTIGALRVPRAAAAEFGTLETDAAGRVHRFHEKVATPPALPGEPGMALASMGIYCFSADFLLAELKRDAADPGSRHDFGHDILPRIVQTHGVLAFPFRDENRKQDAYWRDVGTIDAYYEATIDLVAVDPQLNLYDDQWPIRTHFPCHPPPKFVFADAGLDARRGEATDSLVCPGAIISGGRVNRSIIGPAVRVNSFARVEESVVFEGVDIGRHAVVRRAIIDKGVRVPSHTVLGVDPEEDAALGLTVSPGGVTVVPKGFQFAPVPVAVAIP